In Rhodothermales bacterium, a genomic segment contains:
- a CDS encoding outer membrane lipoprotein-sorting protein → MPRIEQRIGALSAIVLILLLAGAPVSAQPDARTILERADALTRGETQQGTYTMTIVRPDWERSTTFEFWSKGTDLSFIRVLEPARDKGIAFLKRDREMWNFIPRVNRVIKIPPSMMLQSWMGSDFTNDDLVKESSVVDDYEHRLLGEETLEDGAAWRLELVPKPTTAVAWDRIEQWIRKEDYVPLKAVYFNERGEQIRTMLFEDIRPAGGRTVPLRMVLIEETRPGRRTILQVDDITYDVPIPESVFSQQNLRRGS, encoded by the coding sequence ATGCCACGAATTGAACAGCGCATTGGCGCCCTTTCCGCTATCGTCCTGATCCTCCTGCTGGCCGGAGCGCCGGTCTCCGCCCAGCCGGATGCCCGTACCATCCTGGAGCGCGCAGACGCCCTGACCCGTGGGGAGACCCAGCAGGGTACGTACACCATGACCATCGTCCGCCCGGACTGGGAGCGCTCCACCACGTTCGAGTTCTGGTCGAAAGGCACCGACCTGTCCTTCATCCGTGTCCTTGAACCGGCCCGAGACAAGGGCATTGCCTTCCTGAAACGGGATCGGGAAATGTGGAATTTCATTCCGCGCGTGAACCGGGTCATCAAGATTCCGCCGTCCATGATGCTGCAATCCTGGATGGGGTCGGACTTCACGAACGACGACCTGGTCAAGGAGTCCAGCGTGGTGGACGACTACGAGCATCGCCTGCTGGGTGAGGAAACCCTTGAGGACGGTGCGGCCTGGCGCTTGGAATTGGTGCCGAAGCCCACCACGGCCGTGGCTTGGGACCGGATTGAACAGTGGATCCGCAAGGAGGATTACGTTCCGCTGAAGGCCGTCTACTTCAACGAGCGTGGTGAGCAGATCCGGACCATGCTCTTCGAGGATATCCGCCCGGCAGGAGGGCGGACGGTGCCCCTCCGGATGGTGCTCATCGAGGAAACGCGTCCCGGCAGACGGACCATCCTGCAGGTCGACGACATCACGTACGACGTGCCGATCCCCGAGTCCGTCTTTTCCCAACAGAACCTGAGGCGAGGAAGTTGA
- a CDS encoding FtsX-like permease family protein: MSAVIFSVLLITVMRSLQYGSYDAMESQAVQTLTGHLQIQAPGYQEEQTFAYLLDDPGWREAVAGDDWVETTTRRLTGFGLVSGDSASAGAMILGIEPSKELRVSTFMNRVVAGTLLEDASTNEAVLGHLLARNLDVATGDTVVVITQGYRGQMGADVYRVRGLIRTGAAEMDRSIMVITLSDAQFLFSTGEGVTQIVVSGADFRDAPAKAAELQARLPADRFAVLDWNTLMPELRQMIFLDNMGGIIFLFFMLLLVGFELFNTTTMSVMERMREFGILQAIGMQPGSLARVVLVELLLKLGMAVALSALLSGALLWYLHGNPIPLTAELVEMYEEFGFSVESLLFSTRPAVFLEPFVSILVIALLTTIYPVVRVFRLDITAALRRET, encoded by the coding sequence ATGTCCGCCGTCATTTTCAGCGTGCTGCTCATTACCGTCATGCGTTCCCTGCAATACGGCTCGTACGATGCCATGGAATCGCAGGCGGTTCAGACGCTGACCGGGCATCTGCAAATCCAGGCACCGGGTTACCAGGAAGAACAGACCTTCGCGTACCTGCTGGATGATCCGGGTTGGCGCGAGGCGGTGGCCGGTGACGACTGGGTGGAGACCACGACGCGACGGCTGACCGGATTCGGTTTGGTCAGCGGCGATTCGGCGAGCGCGGGGGCCATGATCCTGGGCATCGAGCCCTCGAAGGAATTGCGCGTGTCGACCTTCATGAATCGGGTCGTGGCCGGTACCTTGCTGGAGGATGCGTCGACCAATGAAGCCGTCCTCGGCCATCTGCTGGCCCGGAATCTGGACGTGGCGACGGGCGATACCGTCGTGGTCATCACGCAGGGCTACCGGGGACAGATGGGGGCCGATGTATACCGTGTGCGCGGCCTCATCCGCACCGGGGCCGCGGAAATGGACCGCTCCATCATGGTTATCACGCTCTCCGACGCCCAATTCCTGTTCTCCACGGGGGAAGGGGTGACCCAGATCGTGGTCAGCGGAGCGGACTTCCGGGACGCACCGGCGAAGGCGGCCGAACTGCAGGCCCGTTTGCCAGCTGATCGGTTCGCCGTGCTGGATTGGAATACCCTCATGCCGGAATTGAGACAGATGATCTTCCTGGACAACATGGGAGGGATCATCTTTCTGTTCTTCATGCTCCTGCTGGTCGGATTCGAGCTGTTCAATACAACCACAATGAGTGTCATGGAGCGGATGCGGGAATTCGGCATCCTGCAGGCCATCGGGATGCAACCCGGCTCACTCGCCCGCGTGGTTCTGGTGGAACTGCTCCTGAAACTGGGCATGGCCGTCGCGCTGAGTGCCCTGCTGTCCGGGGCCCTGCTGTGGTACCTGCACGGCAATCCCATTCCCCTGACGGCGGAACTGGTGGAGATGTACGAAGAGTTCGGCTTCTCGGTGGAATCGCTGCTTTTTTCAACGCGTCCCGCCGTCTTCCTGGAGCCGTTCGTGTCCATCCTGGTCATTGCCCTGTTGACGACCATCTATCCCGTGGTCCGGGTGTTCCGGCTCGACATTACGGCCGCGCTGCGGAGGGAGACATGA
- a CDS encoding FtsX-like permease family protein → MKLEARIAWRSVWRQPGRSFVLMGAVALAVFTFVGSTAFTDGFGQEMIRSAVDLQGGHIRMSAADYEENPTLQAVVPDSVLDEVVLTESGTRFASQIISMGMVNAPEQSAAVQINGVDVVRESRVTTIPELVFEGSWLSDSTDIVIGAELADRLGVRLGEKVVLMANNTSNEVGAAAYRISGLYRSSMRPFDRMQVFVTLPAARHLLGLSAGVSTVTIVLEDLGAVNERAEELRAAWPDLDVLTWQDRNPMLEMAEAAYNWSAWLMAVILFTAVGFILVNAFLMVIFERVKEFGVMLATGTRPAVIRRMLVMEALFISLLGMAGGVVLSVVGLGYWFVNGLDLGAFSSGLTAYGISPVIHPVLDPFHLVPGFVIIFVMVLLSVQYPAWRASRFHAVEALHHD, encoded by the coding sequence ATGAAACTGGAAGCCCGCATAGCCTGGCGCAGCGTGTGGCGTCAGCCGGGACGCTCGTTCGTCCTGATGGGCGCCGTGGCCCTGGCGGTGTTCACGTTTGTCGGATCCACGGCCTTCACGGATGGTTTCGGTCAGGAAATGATCCGTTCTGCGGTTGATCTGCAGGGGGGACACATCCGGATGAGCGCGGCCGACTACGAAGAAAACCCGACGTTGCAGGCGGTGGTCCCGGACTCGGTCCTGGACGAGGTGGTCTTGACCGAGTCTGGTACACGCTTCGCATCCCAGATCATTTCCATGGGAATGGTGAATGCGCCCGAACAGTCGGCGGCCGTGCAGATCAACGGGGTTGACGTCGTGCGGGAATCCCGGGTGACCACTATTCCGGAATTGGTCTTCGAAGGGTCCTGGCTCTCCGATTCAACGGATATCGTGATCGGCGCCGAGTTGGCCGACCGGTTGGGTGTGCGACTCGGGGAGAAGGTGGTCCTCATGGCGAACAACACCTCGAACGAGGTGGGCGCGGCTGCGTACCGCATATCCGGACTGTACCGGAGCAGCATGCGGCCGTTCGATCGCATGCAGGTGTTCGTGACCCTTCCGGCCGCGCGTCACCTGCTGGGGTTGTCGGCGGGTGTATCGACCGTCACCATCGTCCTGGAGGACCTGGGAGCGGTCAACGAGCGGGCGGAGGAACTCCGGGCGGCCTGGCCGGACCTGGATGTCCTGACGTGGCAGGACCGCAATCCCATGCTGGAGATGGCCGAAGCCGCCTACAATTGGTCGGCCTGGCTTATGGCCGTCATCCTGTTCACCGCCGTTGGATTCATCCTCGTGAATGCCTTCCTGATGGTGATTTTCGAGCGCGTAAAAGAATTCGGCGTCATGTTGGCTACCGGCACCCGCCCGGCCGTCATCCGTCGCATGCTGGTCATGGAAGCTTTGTTCATTTCCTTGCTGGGTATGGCCGGTGGCGTCGTGCTGTCGGTCGTGGGCCTGGGCTACTGGTTCGTCAACGGGTTGGACCTCGGAGCGTTCAGTTCCGGGCTCACCGCTTACGGCATAAGCCCGGTTATCCATCCGGTCCTGGATCCGTTCCACCTGGTGCCCGGATTCGTCATCATCTTTGTCATGGTTCTGCTGTCGGTTCAGTATCCGGCCTGGCGGGCCAGCCGATTCCATGCCGTGGAGGCGCTTCATCATGACTGA
- a CDS encoding ABC transporter ATP-binding protein, whose amino-acid sequence MTDHIIGRDLDKVYEDKDSMPVHALRGVDIDIAPGEFTALAGPSGSGKTTLLNILSGLDKPTRGTVHIGDKEITAMSRHDLANFRLHNLGFVFQSYNLLPVLTAEENAEFTLLMRGVPDVERRRLVHEQLAALGIEPDMMRRRPSELSGGQQQRIAVARALVGQPKIVLADEPTANLDSETGARLLDLMKQMNEQTGITFLFSTHDPMVIERARRLILLKDGQIARDEHRD is encoded by the coding sequence ATGACTGATCACATCATCGGACGGGACCTGGACAAGGTCTATGAAGACAAGGACAGCATGCCGGTGCATGCCCTTCGCGGCGTGGACATCGACATCGCACCGGGTGAGTTCACGGCGCTGGCCGGTCCCTCCGGATCGGGAAAAACCACGCTGCTCAACATCCTGAGTGGCCTGGACAAGCCAACGCGGGGAACGGTCCATATCGGCGACAAGGAAATTACGGCCATGTCCCGGCATGATCTGGCCAATTTCCGGTTGCACAACCTGGGCTTCGTGTTCCAGTCCTATAACCTGCTGCCGGTGCTGACCGCCGAGGAAAATGCAGAATTCACCCTGCTCATGAGAGGCGTTCCCGACGTGGAGCGCCGGAGATTGGTCCATGAGCAGCTTGCTGCGCTCGGCATTGAACCCGACATGATGCGGCGACGCCCCTCCGAACTCAGCGGTGGGCAGCAACAACGCATTGCCGTCGCACGGGCGCTCGTCGGCCAGCCCAAGATTGTGCTGGCCGACGAGCCCACGGCCAACCTGGATTCGGAAACGGGGGCCCGCCTGCTGGACCTCATGAAGCAGATGAATGAGCAGACGGGGATCACCTTCCTCTTTTCCACCCATGACCCCATGGTCATTGAGCGCGCTCGCAGACTCATCCTGCTGAAGGACGGTCAGATTGCGCGTGATGAACACCGGGATTGA
- a CDS encoding ABC transporter permease yields MIRLLRMLCRPEVLEDIEGDVLEIHADRLRRHGRLIATMGLWYDCLRFVRPYTIRDSVHVPSGPIMLKNYVSVSFRHARRYPGFSIINVAGLAVGMAVAILTVLFVSHEQSFDRFHDKADRIARIHMTWIFGDTQMEVAMTTTAPGPVAKAELSEVEDAVRFYRIREAFWQTDHPEAEALKESGMVYADSGLFNVFSFPLVSGDPTSALVEPNSLVLTESSARKYFGTTDVVGNTLILNSENVFSVTGVMRDVPSASHIQFTMAASFSTLAASRDVSFDSSQYHTYALLAPGATFSQLQSGLDRLLTERFGDNPSKPLLHVTPITDVYLHSNVSADWSPQGDIRHVRMFSAIAILILLIACINYMNLATARSVNRAREVGMRKVLGAEGRQIFSQFVGEALMLTAVGMLLAFGLVLLALPAYNAFTGQAQTVAALIRPVYLLSAWLGVSLLAGAWPAFGLSNLLPARVLKGTHANSKGGVLLRRGLVVVQFAVTVVLIAGTITIHRQLDFMRDKELGYDEQQLVVIPIDNTARDRLDVLQEAMRSSNSIVSVAAVSSPPSGGAGVWTFNAGPDPRPDERHLIGVLQIDESWVELMGIRLLAGRGPTAEETQREGTTPRAVVLNEQAAALFGWTPDEAVGQEVYTPSRQASATVVGVAEDFHFAPLHEPIEPVIMHAGGYMGHILVRTAAGSVPNAIDHLRDVWGRIIPERPLDFVFQDERLNAQYRTEERMANLFSIFSGLAIFIACLGLLGLAAFTVVQRTREIGIRKVLGADPAGLAALLSREFVLLVTIAFLLATPLAWMLFDDWLSGFAYRTELTWWTFGLSGLLAVLVAISTVAWQALRAANMNPVESLRTQA; encoded by the coding sequence ATGATTCGTCTCTTGCGGATGCTCTGCCGACCGGAGGTCCTGGAAGACATTGAGGGCGATGTCCTCGAAATCCACGCCGACCGGCTCCGTCGACACGGCCGTCTGATCGCGACCATGGGGCTCTGGTACGACTGCCTGCGCTTTGTCCGCCCCTATACCATCCGAGATTCCGTCCACGTGCCATCAGGACCCATCATGCTCAAGAATTACGTGTCCGTATCGTTCCGTCACGCCCGGCGGTATCCCGGTTTTTCCATCATCAATGTCGCGGGATTGGCCGTCGGAATGGCGGTTGCCATTCTGACCGTTTTGTTCGTCAGTCACGAGCAGTCGTTTGACCGTTTCCACGATAAAGCCGACCGGATCGCCCGCATCCACATGACCTGGATATTCGGCGATACGCAGATGGAGGTGGCCATGACCACCACGGCCCCGGGTCCGGTGGCCAAGGCAGAATTGTCCGAAGTGGAGGACGCCGTACGTTTTTACAGGATCCGGGAGGCCTTCTGGCAAACCGACCATCCGGAGGCCGAGGCCCTGAAGGAATCGGGTATGGTCTACGCCGACTCGGGTCTGTTCAATGTGTTTTCGTTCCCGCTGGTGTCCGGGGATCCGACGTCGGCGCTGGTTGAACCGAATTCCCTGGTGCTTACCGAATCCAGCGCGCGAAAGTACTTCGGCACGACCGACGTGGTAGGCAATACGCTCATCCTGAATAGTGAAAACGTGTTCTCGGTTACGGGTGTCATGCGGGATGTCCCGTCTGCATCGCATATCCAGTTCACCATGGCCGCATCGTTTTCGACCCTCGCGGCTTCCCGGGACGTGTCGTTTGACAGCTCGCAGTACCACACGTACGCCCTGCTTGCACCCGGTGCAACCTTCTCACAACTCCAATCCGGCCTTGACCGTCTGCTGACCGAGCGCTTCGGAGACAATCCGTCCAAACCATTGCTGCACGTGACCCCGATTACGGACGTTTACCTGCACAGCAACGTATCGGCCGATTGGTCTCCGCAGGGAGACATCCGCCATGTCCGGATGTTCAGTGCCATTGCCATCCTCATTCTGTTGATCGCATGCATCAACTACATGAATCTGGCAACGGCCCGGAGCGTGAACCGGGCACGGGAAGTGGGCATGCGGAAAGTCCTTGGAGCGGAAGGGCGACAGATATTCAGCCAGTTCGTCGGCGAGGCCCTCATGCTGACGGCCGTCGGCATGCTGCTGGCATTCGGCTTGGTGCTGCTCGCCTTGCCCGCGTACAATGCCTTCACCGGTCAGGCGCAGACCGTGGCCGCGTTGATCCGGCCTGTGTATCTGCTGTCGGCGTGGCTGGGCGTCAGTCTGCTGGCTGGTGCGTGGCCGGCGTTCGGTCTATCCAATCTGCTGCCTGCCCGAGTGCTGAAAGGGACCCATGCCAACAGCAAAGGAGGTGTGCTGCTGCGTCGCGGCTTGGTCGTGGTCCAATTCGCGGTGACCGTCGTCTTGATTGCAGGGACCATTACCATCCATCGGCAATTGGATTTCATGCGGGACAAGGAGTTGGGCTATGACGAGCAACAGCTGGTGGTCATTCCGATCGACAATACCGCACGGGATCGCCTGGATGTCCTTCAGGAGGCCATGCGTTCCTCGAATTCCATCGTATCGGTCGCCGCGGTGTCGTCCCCCCCGTCGGGTGGCGCGGGTGTCTGGACGTTCAACGCCGGACCGGATCCAAGGCCGGACGAACGGCACCTCATCGGGGTGCTTCAGATTGATGAATCATGGGTGGAACTGATGGGGATCCGCCTGCTGGCCGGGCGTGGACCGACCGCCGAAGAAACGCAACGCGAAGGCACCACCCCCCGGGCGGTCGTGCTGAATGAACAAGCCGCAGCCTTGTTCGGGTGGACGCCCGACGAGGCCGTGGGTCAGGAAGTGTACACGCCTTCCAGGCAAGCCAGCGCGACAGTCGTCGGCGTGGCAGAGGACTTTCATTTTGCCCCCCTCCATGAACCCATCGAGCCGGTCATCATGCATGCCGGTGGGTACATGGGGCACATCCTGGTGAGGACAGCGGCCGGTTCGGTACCGAATGCCATTGACCACCTTCGTGACGTCTGGGGTCGAATTATCCCGGAGCGTCCCCTGGATTTCGTATTCCAGGATGAGCGACTGAACGCCCAATACCGGACGGAAGAGCGGATGGCCAACCTGTTCTCCATCTTCTCCGGGCTCGCCATCTTCATTGCGTGCCTGGGCCTGTTGGGACTCGCGGCGTTCACGGTGGTCCAGCGCACCCGGGAAATCGGTATCCGGAAGGTACTGGGTGCCGACCCGGCCGGTCTGGCGGCGCTCCTTTCCCGGGAGTTCGTGTTGCTGGTCACGATCGCGTTTCTCCTGGCGACCCCGTTGGCCTGGATGCTGTTCGATGACTGGCTTTCCGGATTCGCCTACCGCACCGAACTGACGTGGTGGACGTTCGGGCTGAGTGGTCTCCTGGCGGTATTGGTTGCCATCTCGACCGTGGCGTGGCAGGCGCTGCGGGCCGCCAACATGAACCCGGTGGAGAGCCTCCGGACACAGGCCTGA
- a CDS encoding PadR family transcriptional regulator, with protein sequence MSDFSLGSFEEQVLLMVAVLHGEAYGVAIRDELTSRTGRTVHISAVHSSLNRLEKKGFLRSAMGEPTAERGGRRKRLFTLTGSGKQALMDARAFRETAWNQIPEMIWS encoded by the coding sequence GTGTCCGATTTTTCGTTGGGATCCTTTGAAGAGCAGGTCCTGCTCATGGTGGCCGTCCTGCACGGCGAAGCCTACGGCGTGGCCATCCGGGACGAGCTCACGTCCCGGACCGGCCGGACGGTACACATAAGCGCCGTCCATTCCAGCCTGAATCGGCTCGAAAAGAAAGGCTTCCTCCGGTCCGCCATGGGCGAGCCCACCGCCGAGCGCGGTGGTCGTCGCAAGCGTCTCTTCACGCTCACCGGCAGTGGGAAGCAGGCCTTGATGGATGCGCGTGCGTTCCGCGAAACCGCCTGGAACCAGATTCCGGAGATGATATGGTCATGA